In Aliidongia dinghuensis, the DNA window TTGCCGTGCAGTTCGCGAACGCGATCGGCAGGAAGCGGGTGGTGAAGCCCAGCACCAGGATTGCCGCGGTGCCGTAGAGCATGAGTGGCGGTGCGGAATAGACCGCATAGAGGCCGATCGCCAGCACGATGCCGGGCACGACCAGCGGCGCCATGCAGAGTCCGGCCAGCACGCCGCCGCCGATCACCAGCCGGCGGCCCACCACATAGGCGACGATGAGCGCCAGCACGACCGCAAGGCACGCGGTCGCTGCCGAAAAGATGAAGGTGTTGAGGATGACCTGGCGGCTCGACGCCTCGCCGAACAGATAGGCGAAATTGCCGAGCGTCAGGTTGGCGAAGGAGAAGCCCTGGCCCCAGGCCCGGCTGAACGCGGCTTGCGCCAGCGCCAGATAGGGCAGGAAGACTGCAAGCGCGCATACGGTAAAGCAGAAGCCCAGCACGGCCCAGCGCAGGCGGCCGAGCCGCATCAGGCTGCGCCCGCCGCCCTTGCCGGTCAGCGACACATAGCCCTTGCGGCCAAGGATCGTCCGCTGCAGTGCCAGCATCGCGATGGTGATGAGCACCAACGGCACGGCATAGGCGGCGGCCGCCTCGGCCCGCACCGGGAACTCGAAGAACTGCCAGAGCTGCAGTGTCATGATGTTGACGCGTGCCGGCAGCGCGATCACCGCCGGCGTGCCGAAGAGCGCCACCGTGTCCAGGAACACGATGATGGCGCCGCCCAGGATCGCCGGCAGCACCAGCGGCAGGGTCACGCGCAGGATGGTGCGGAAGGGGCTGAGGCCCAGGATATGCGCGGCTTCCTCCATCTCCGACGACACGCGGTCGAGCGCGTCGGCGGTGAAGACGAAGATGTAGGGAAAGGCATAGAGCGCCGTCACCAGCACCAGGCCCGCGAAGCTGTAGACATTGACGATACCGGCGTGGGCGCCGGTGAGCGCCATCCAGAGCCGGTTGAGCCAGCCGGCGTTGGGCCCGGCCAAGAGGATCCAGCCGATGGCGCCGAGGTAGGACGGCGTGATGAAGGCGCCCAGGACCGTGGC includes these proteins:
- a CDS encoding ABC transporter permease, which translates into the protein MTRRSLAPDLTGGDLAPVAKPAVATPAESAARPARRFVTLDPSTVIWVGATLLLVFMIVAPMARLLFSSFQSTETGQLTLENYVTAYGNLRRLVGLGNSLLYGAAVVLVATGFAVPLAWAVARTDMPAKGLVRATVLGAFITPSYLGAIGWILLAGPNAGWLNRLWMALTGAHAGIVNVYSFAGLVLVTALYAFPYIFVFTADALDRVSSEMEEAAHILGLSPFRTILRVTLPLVLPAILGGAIIVFLDTVALFGTPAVIALPARVNIMTLQLWQFFEFPVRAEAAAAYAVPLVLITIAMLALQRTILGRKGYVSLTGKGGGRSLMRLGRLRWAVLGFCFTVCALAVFLPYLALAQAAFSRAWGQGFSFANLTLGNFAYLFGEASSRQVILNTFIFSAATACLAVVLALIVAYVVGRRLVIGGGVLAGLCMAPLVVPGIVLAIGLYAVYSAPPLMLYGTAAILVLGFTTRFLPIAFANCTASLRSLNPEMEEAVRILGGSRFVAVRRVVVPLLKKSLIGTWLLVFIPASRELSTAIFLVAAKTRVISVMILDLSENGSFETLAALGFFLLGVTILIVLAGYRLVGRDFLLRKS